Proteins encoded by one window of Streptomyces clavuligerus:
- a CDS encoding thiolase C-terminal domain-containing protein, which translates to MSASARKVAVAGVSLADCGRVDGLTPYALHAQAARRALADSGLDRSVVDGFGSAGLGTFAPIEVAEYLGLRPRWVDSTSVGGATWEFMAAHAADAIAAGHANAVLLVYGSTARADLAAGRRTANLSFGNRGPLQFEVGYGHTLVAKYAMAARRHMHEYGTTAEQLAAVAVQTRAHAARNPRAMYRTPITVDEVLSGPVIADPFTRLHCCIRSDGGCAVLLVGEEYLPDLARPPVWVLGTGEHVSHTTMSEWDDFTVSPAAVSGPLAFGRAGLTPDEMDIAEVYDAFTYMTLVTLEDLGFCAKGEGGAFVENGRIGPGGALPVNTDGGGLSACHPGMRGLFLLVEAVNQLRGEAGERQHLRPDGTLPRLAVASGTGGWFCSSGTVVLGAD; encoded by the coding sequence ATGTCTGCCTCTGCGCGCAAGGTGGCCGTCGCCGGTGTCTCCCTCGCCGACTGCGGACGCGTCGACGGGCTCACTCCCTACGCCCTGCACGCCCAGGCGGCCCGGCGGGCGCTCGCCGACTCCGGCCTGGACCGCTCGGTCGTCGACGGCTTCGGCTCGGCGGGGCTCGGCACCTTCGCCCCCATCGAGGTGGCCGAGTATCTCGGGCTCCGGCCGCGCTGGGTCGACTCCACCTCCGTAGGCGGCGCCACCTGGGAGTTCATGGCCGCGCACGCCGCCGACGCCATCGCCGCCGGGCACGCGAACGCCGTTCTCCTGGTGTACGGGTCCACCGCCCGCGCCGACCTCGCGGCGGGCCGGCGCACCGCGAACCTGTCCTTCGGCAACCGGGGTCCGCTCCAGTTCGAGGTGGGGTACGGGCATACGCTCGTCGCCAAGTACGCGATGGCCGCCCGCCGCCATATGCACGAATACGGCACCACGGCGGAGCAGTTGGCCGCCGTCGCGGTCCAGACCCGGGCGCACGCCGCCCGAAATCCCCGCGCGATGTACCGGACTCCGATCACCGTGGACGAGGTGCTGTCCGGGCCGGTGATCGCGGACCCGTTCACCCGGCTGCACTGCTGCATCCGCAGCGACGGCGGCTGCGCGGTGCTGCTCGTGGGCGAGGAGTATCTGCCCGATCTGGCCAGGCCGCCGGTGTGGGTGCTCGGCACCGGTGAGCATGTCTCTCACACGACGATGTCGGAGTGGGACGACTTCACCGTCTCCCCGGCGGCGGTCTCGGGCCCGCTCGCCTTCGGGCGGGCGGGGCTCACCCCGGACGAGATGGACATCGCCGAGGTGTACGACGCGTTCACCTATATGACGCTGGTGACCCTGGAGGATCTGGGCTTCTGCGCCAAGGGCGAGGGCGGGGCCTTTGTCGAGAATGGCCGGATCGGGCCCGGTGGCGCGCTGCCCGTGAACACGGACGGAGGCGGGCTCTCCGCCTGCCACCCCGGGATGCGGGGGCTGTTCCTGCTGGTCGAAGCGGTTAACCAGCTCCGTGGTGAGGCCGGGGAGCGACAGCACCTGCGGCCGGACGGCACCCTGCCCCGGCTGGCCGTGGCCTCCGGGACGGGTGGCTGGTTCTGTTCCTCGGGAACGGTGGTGCTGGGCGCGGACTGA
- a CDS encoding GNAT family N-acetyltransferase, with amino-acid sequence MANTNMPRTATLDDAAEISGALARAFDDDPMMRWFFPEDATREASLGTYFDTIFTRQYAVNGVCERTGSAAAFWVPAEAADKAVPDGETIAELQRILGDRAEAFRDAVGAAAQHTPREPHWYLALIGADPAVQGKGEGGALLRSGLARADAAGLPVYLESSKKDNLPVYEHFGFTVSHEVQLPGGGPVLWGMWREARRPAAA; translated from the coding sequence ATGGCGAACACGAACATGCCGAGGACGGCCACGCTCGACGATGCCGCGGAGATCAGCGGCGCCCTGGCGCGCGCCTTCGACGACGACCCGATGATGCGCTGGTTCTTCCCCGAGGACGCCACGCGCGAGGCGTCGCTCGGCACCTACTTCGACACGATCTTCACCCGGCAGTACGCCGTCAACGGGGTGTGCGAGCGCACCGGTTCCGCCGCCGCCTTCTGGGTGCCCGCGGAGGCGGCCGACAAGGCCGTTCCCGACGGGGAGACCATCGCGGAGCTCCAGCGGATTCTGGGCGACCGGGCCGAGGCGTTCCGGGACGCCGTCGGCGCCGCCGCCCAGCACACCCCCCGGGAGCCGCACTGGTATCTGGCGCTGATCGGCGCCGACCCGGCCGTCCAGGGCAAGGGCGAGGGCGGCGCGCTGCTGCGCTCGGGTCTCGCCCGGGCCGACGCGGCGGGGCTGCCGGTCTATCTGGAGTCCTCCAAGAAGGACAATCTCCCTGTCTATGAGCATTTCGGCTTCACTGTGAGCCACGAGGTGCAGCTCCCCGGCGGCGGTCCGGTGCTGTGGGGCATGTGGCGCGAGGCCCGCCGCCCCGCCGCCGCCTGA
- a CDS encoding TetR/AcrR family transcriptional regulator: MRQNLARRAALVDAAIEVLARDGARGLTFRAVDIEAGVPQGTASNYFGNRDDLLNQAGARVYERLRPDEAATEELMRGRVSREHLAELVGEAVERVTAFRTGYLALLELRLEATRRPALRALLTEQVRDDLRLNVDNHLASGLPGDADAVRMIHTAASWVMLERLTLPDVLPADEAAALLTALVERVIPEEAGAGDGAGDGRRGPTRGAG; encoded by the coding sequence ATGCGGCAGAACCTGGCACGGCGGGCGGCGCTGGTCGACGCGGCCATCGAGGTGCTGGCCCGGGACGGCGCGCGCGGACTCACCTTCCGCGCGGTCGACATCGAGGCGGGCGTCCCCCAGGGCACCGCGTCCAACTACTTCGGCAACCGCGACGACCTGCTGAACCAGGCCGGTGCCCGGGTCTATGAGCGGCTGCGCCCCGACGAGGCCGCCACCGAGGAGCTGATGCGGGGCCGCGTCAGCCGCGAGCACCTGGCGGAGTTGGTCGGCGAGGCCGTCGAACGGGTCACGGCCTTCCGCACCGGCTATCTCGCCCTGCTGGAGCTGCGGCTTGAGGCCACCCGCCGCCCCGCCCTGCGCGCCCTGCTGACCGAGCAGGTCAGGGACGATCTGCGGCTCAACGTCGACAACCACCTGGCCTCCGGGCTCCCCGGGGACGCCGACGCCGTCCGCATGATCCATACCGCCGCGAGCTGGGTGATGCTGGAACGGCTGACGCTCCCGGACGTCCTCCCGGCGGACGAGGCCGCCGCGCTGCTCACCGCCCTCGTCGAGCGGGTGATCCCGGAGGAAGCCGGGGCCGGGGACGGTGCCGGGGACGGCCGGAGGGGCCCCACCCGCGGCGCCGGGTGA
- a CDS encoding pyridoxine/pyridoxamine 5'-phosphate oxidase produces the protein MSHHAPHRRRDPFHAHDAFNALLREQRVWDIDLPSFDPSAAPGEPLPLFQQWFAEAVAAEQPEPHTMALATVDEEGLPDVRTLMLHDADADGWHFATHSTSAKGRQLAARPQAALHFYWPALARQIRLRGPVTAAPPAEGRADLAARSTGALAAALTGPQSEPLPDLETLSHASAAAWTRAQAEPDAPVPTWTKYVLAPREAEFFQGDAWRRHIRLRYHREGRAWSRELLWP, from the coding sequence ATGAGTCATCACGCCCCGCACCGCCGACGCGACCCCTTCCACGCCCATGACGCGTTCAACGCGCTCCTGCGGGAGCAGCGGGTCTGGGACATCGATCTGCCCTCCTTCGACCCGTCGGCCGCGCCGGGGGAGCCGCTGCCACTGTTCCAGCAGTGGTTCGCCGAGGCGGTCGCGGCCGAGCAGCCCGAGCCGCACACGATGGCGCTGGCGACGGTGGACGAGGAGGGGCTCCCGGACGTGCGGACGTTGATGCTGCACGACGCCGACGCCGACGGCTGGCACTTCGCCACCCACTCCACCAGCGCGAAGGGCCGCCAGCTCGCGGCGCGCCCGCAGGCCGCGCTGCACTTCTACTGGCCCGCGCTGGCCCGGCAGATCCGGCTGCGCGGCCCGGTGACGGCGGCGCCCCCGGCCGAGGGCCGCGCCGATCTGGCCGCGCGCTCCACCGGCGCCCTCGCTGCGGCCCTCACCGGCCCGCAGAGCGAGCCGCTGCCCGACCTGGAGACCCTGTCCCACGCCTCCGCCGCCGCTTGGACCCGCGCCCAGGCCGAACCCGACGCGCCCGTCCCCACCTGGACGAAGTATGTCCTCGCCCCCCGCGAGGCCGAGTTCTTCCAGGGCGACGCCTGGCGCCGCCACATCCGCCTCCGTTATCACCGCGAGGGCCGCGCCTGGTCCCGTGAGCTGCTCTGGCCCTGA
- a CDS encoding helix-turn-helix domain-containing protein, whose amino-acid sequence MTPESATAHADQGHHLCGIGDFLRSRRARISPADVGLPHLGRRRVPGLRREELAQLAGVSADYYTRLERGRARNVSDAVLDAVADALDLDDTERGYLQHLARPSRITRIGRSPRRQGQEAMTVRPGLRRVLETLDGSPAYVLGPCADVVAWNRPADAVYGFSALHPDQRNAARHTFLHPGAQDFYPEWRAVAAEVVVLLHQHALGDPGDRRLARLCGELAVRSELFRQIWAQHPLAARTHGVKRINHPAVGGLALGYELLALPGDPRQTLVVLTAAPGSRTSRRLRSLTDRPRGEGPH is encoded by the coding sequence ATGACGCCCGAGAGTGCCACCGCCCACGCGGACCAGGGACACCACCTCTGCGGCATAGGGGACTTCCTCCGCTCCCGGCGGGCCCGGATCAGCCCCGCCGACGTCGGACTGCCGCACCTCGGCAGGCGGCGCGTCCCCGGGCTGCGCCGTGAGGAGCTGGCCCAGCTCGCCGGGGTCAGCGCCGACTACTACACCCGGCTGGAGCGCGGACGGGCCCGCAATGTCTCCGACGCCGTCCTCGACGCCGTCGCCGACGCGCTCGATCTCGACGACACCGAACGCGGCTACCTCCAGCACCTCGCCCGCCCCTCCCGTATCACCCGTATCGGCCGCTCCCCCCGTCGGCAGGGCCAGGAGGCCATGACCGTACGGCCCGGTCTGCGCCGGGTGCTGGAGACGCTGGACGGCTCACCGGCGTATGTCCTCGGCCCCTGCGCCGACGTCGTCGCCTGGAACCGCCCCGCCGACGCCGTCTACGGCTTCAGCGCCCTGCACCCGGACCAGCGCAACGCCGCCCGGCACACCTTCCTCCACCCCGGCGCCCAGGACTTCTACCCCGAGTGGCGCGCGGTCGCCGCCGAGGTCGTCGTCCTGCTCCATCAGCACGCGCTCGGGGACCCCGGGGACCGCCGTCTCGCACGGCTCTGCGGCGAACTCGCCGTCCGCAGCGAGCTGTTCCGCCAGATCTGGGCACAGCATCCGCTCGCCGCGAGGACCCATGGGGTGAAACGCATCAACCACCCCGCCGTGGGCGGGCTCGCGCTCGGATACGAACTCCTCGCCCTCCCCGGCGACCCCCGTCAGACCCTCGTGGTCCTCACGGCGGCCCCGGGCTCACGGACCTCCCGGCGGCTCCGGTCCCTCACCGACCGGCCCCGGGGCGAGGGACCGCACTGA
- a CDS encoding Zn-ribbon domain-containing OB-fold protein, with the protein MTAPTPPPQALPEIDELTRPYWEAAAEGRLLVRRCRGCHRAHHYPREFCPFCWATDVVWETASGRATLYTWSVVHRNDLPPFSLRLPYIAAVVDLAEGPRMMTEIVECDAASLRVSMPLEATFRRTAPDLALPVFRPSRGTGAAAA; encoded by the coding sequence ATGACCGCCCCGACCCCGCCTCCGCAGGCGCTGCCCGAGATCGACGAGCTGACCCGCCCGTACTGGGAGGCCGCCGCCGAGGGGCGCCTCCTCGTCCGCCGCTGCCGGGGCTGCCACCGGGCCCACCACTACCCGCGCGAGTTCTGTCCGTTCTGCTGGGCGACGGACGTCGTCTGGGAGACCGCGAGCGGTCGGGCCACCCTCTACACCTGGTCCGTCGTGCACCGCAACGACCTGCCCCCGTTCAGCCTGCGGCTCCCGTACATCGCCGCCGTGGTCGACCTCGCCGAGGGCCCCCGCATGATGACCGAGATCGTCGAGTGCGACGCGGCCTCCCTGCGCGTCTCCATGCCGCTGGAGGCCACCTTCCGCCGTACGGCCCCCGACCTGGCGCTGCCGGTGTTCCGCCCGTCCCGGGGTACGGGGGCCGCCGCGGCGTAG
- a CDS encoding flavin-containing monooxygenase, translating into MDRSDDRAPVYVIGGGPAGLATAAALRRRGVRALVLEKSDAVGASWRGHYERLRLHTTRRLSALPGLAMPRRFGRWVARDDVVRYLEKYAAYHELDVVTGVEAHRVEPAGPDGSGPGWLVHASGGRLLTGRTVVVATGFNHTPFLPDWPGRDGWTGELLHACAYREPTAYKGRDVLVVGVGNTGAEIAVDLADGGAAHVRLAVRTPPHIVRRSTAGWPAQRTGILTRRLPAPLVDRAAGTLARFAVPDLAPYGLPRPDQGLYTRFREGAVPVQDVGLIDAVRSGRVRPVAPVASFDGGIVTLADGSRIAPDAVILATGYRRGLEGLVGHLGVLDSRGRPVVRGARSPARAPGLYFNGYTNPISGMLREIALDAEKIARVVSRRGRQHRNGTGSGG; encoded by the coding sequence ATGGACCGAAGCGACGACAGGGCGCCTGTCTACGTCATCGGAGGCGGGCCCGCAGGGCTCGCCACCGCCGCCGCGCTCCGCCGGCGCGGGGTGCGGGCGCTGGTGCTGGAGAAGTCCGACGCGGTGGGGGCCTCCTGGCGCGGCCACTACGAACGGCTGCGGCTGCACACCACCCGCAGGCTCTCCGCGCTGCCGGGGCTCGCGATGCCCCGGCGGTTCGGGCGCTGGGTCGCCCGCGACGACGTGGTCCGCTATCTGGAGAAGTACGCCGCGTACCACGAACTGGACGTGGTGACCGGGGTCGAGGCCCACCGCGTGGAACCGGCCGGACCCGACGGCTCCGGGCCCGGCTGGCTGGTGCACGCGAGCGGCGGACGGCTGCTCACCGGGCGGACCGTGGTCGTGGCGACCGGCTTCAACCACACCCCGTTCCTGCCGGACTGGCCCGGACGGGACGGCTGGACCGGGGAGCTGCTGCACGCGTGCGCGTACCGGGAGCCCACCGCGTACAAGGGACGGGACGTCCTGGTGGTCGGCGTCGGGAACACCGGGGCCGAGATAGCGGTGGACCTCGCCGACGGCGGCGCCGCCCATGTACGGCTCGCGGTGCGGACGCCGCCGCACATCGTCCGCCGCTCGACGGCCGGGTGGCCCGCGCAGCGCACCGGAATCCTCACCCGGCGGCTGCCCGCGCCGCTCGTGGACCGGGCCGCCGGAACGCTCGCCCGGTTCGCCGTGCCGGATCTCGCCCCGTACGGGCTGCCGCGCCCGGACCAGGGGCTGTACACGCGGTTCCGTGAGGGCGCGGTCCCGGTCCAGGACGTGGGGCTGATCGACGCGGTGCGGTCGGGACGGGTACGGCCGGTGGCGCCGGTCGCCTCCTTCGACGGGGGGATCGTGACGCTCGCGGACGGCAGCCGGATCGCCCCGGACGCGGTGATCCTGGCGACCGGGTACCGGCGGGGGCTTGAGGGGCTGGTGGGGCATCTGGGGGTGCTGGACTCCCGGGGCAGACCGGTGGTCCGGGGTGCCCGGAGCCCGGCCCGCGCGCCGGGGCTCTACTTCAACGGGTACACCAACCCGATCAGCGGGATGCTCCGTGAGATCGCGCTGGACGCGGAGAAGATCGCCCGGGTGGTGAGCAGGCGCGGGCGGCAGCACCGGAACGGAACGGGAAGCGGAGGGTGA
- a CDS encoding acetate--CoA ligase family protein codes for MLGSTHGTLTSDLRARVVACGETPRDAVVHDTAAPAAVAAGELDVSGRPLYAPVPDLDRFFRPRSVAVVGASDGEGRPNTVITRQLVAWAQRVGARLCPVHPVRETVFGLPCVRRVGDLAEPVDLAVLLVADPLPLIDELADAKIPFAVAFASGYAETGAEGAEAQRRLGDAARRTGVRLLGPNTNLNAFERFRDDLEGPAIALITQSGHQGRPVFALQELGVRLSHWAPTGNEADLETADFLSYFAERPEVGAIACYVEGLKDGRAFLLAADRAARRGVPVVAVKVGRTAAGARTAASHTGKLTGADQVVDAAMRQYGVIRVDGLDQLQDTSTLLARARPPLADGVAVYSISGGTGAHFADLATVAGLRLPALGERTRRALHQWIPEYLDVTNPVDSGGHPVGDERGRKIIDAILADPAVGVLVCPITGPFPPMSDRLARDLVEAAETTEKPVCVVWGSPVGTEAAYRETLLGSSRVTTFRTFANCVTAVRAYLGHHRFVRSYSSPFDEAPRTPSPSFRKAQALMQPGQQLSEHAAKQLLRAYGIRVPREQLVTSAAAAVRAAAQVGYPVVMKASGPQLAHKTELGLVKVGITSASQVRDAYRELIDIARYEGVELDGVLVCQMVGHGLETMVGVTRDALFGPTVTVGLGGVLVEVVQDTAVRVPPFGEGGARAMLDELRGRALFDGVRGGPPLDLDALVEVVLRVQRMALELGGELAELDINPLVVLERGQGAVALDALAVCR; via the coding sequence ATGCTCGGATCCACCCACGGCACCCTCACCTCCGACCTCCGCGCACGCGTCGTCGCCTGCGGTGAGACCCCCCGCGACGCCGTCGTCCACGACACGGCCGCCCCGGCCGCCGTCGCCGCAGGTGAGCTGGATGTCAGTGGACGGCCGCTGTATGCGCCCGTCCCCGATCTCGACCGCTTCTTCCGGCCCCGTTCGGTCGCCGTCGTCGGGGCGTCCGACGGCGAGGGGCGGCCCAACACCGTCATCACCCGCCAGCTCGTCGCCTGGGCGCAGCGGGTGGGCGCGCGCTTATGCCCGGTGCACCCGGTGCGCGAGACCGTCTTCGGCCTCCCCTGTGTCCGCCGCGTCGGCGATCTGGCCGAACCCGTCGACCTCGCGGTCCTTCTCGTGGCCGACCCGCTGCCGCTGATCGACGAACTCGCCGACGCGAAGATCCCGTTCGCCGTCGCCTTCGCCTCCGGCTACGCGGAGACCGGCGCGGAAGGCGCCGAGGCACAGCGGCGGCTCGGCGACGCGGCCCGCCGGACGGGGGTGCGGCTCCTCGGGCCGAACACCAACCTCAACGCCTTCGAACGGTTCCGGGACGATCTCGAAGGCCCCGCGATCGCGCTGATCACCCAGTCCGGCCACCAGGGGCGGCCCGTCTTCGCCCTCCAGGAGCTGGGCGTCCGGCTCTCCCACTGGGCGCCCACCGGCAATGAGGCCGACCTCGAAACCGCCGACTTCCTCTCCTACTTCGCCGAACGGCCCGAGGTCGGCGCCATCGCCTGCTACGTGGAGGGGCTCAAGGACGGCCGGGCCTTTCTGCTCGCCGCCGACCGCGCGGCCCGGCGCGGGGTGCCGGTGGTCGCCGTCAAGGTGGGCCGCACCGCCGCCGGGGCGCGCACGGCCGCCTCGCACACCGGCAAGCTGACCGGCGCGGACCAGGTGGTGGACGCGGCGATGCGGCAGTACGGGGTGATCCGCGTCGACGGGCTCGACCAGCTCCAGGACACCTCCACCCTGCTGGCGCGGGCCCGGCCGCCGCTCGCCGACGGAGTGGCCGTGTACTCGATCTCCGGCGGCACCGGCGCGCATTTCGCCGATCTCGCCACCGTCGCCGGGCTGCGGCTCCCGGCCCTCGGCGAGCGGACGCGGCGCGCGCTGCACCAGTGGATACCGGAGTATCTGGACGTCACCAACCCCGTCGACAGCGGCGGCCACCCGGTGGGCGACGAGCGGGGCCGGAAGATCATCGACGCGATCCTGGCCGACCCGGCCGTGGGGGTGCTCGTCTGCCCGATCACCGGACCGTTCCCGCCGATGAGCGACCGGCTGGCCCGGGACCTGGTCGAGGCGGCGGAGACCACCGAGAAGCCGGTGTGCGTGGTGTGGGGCTCGCCGGTGGGGACGGAGGCGGCGTACCGCGAGACGCTGCTCGGATCCTCGCGGGTCACCACGTTCCGTACGTTCGCCAACTGCGTCACGGCGGTACGGGCCTATCTCGGCCACCACCGTTTCGTCCGGTCCTACTCCTCCCCGTTCGACGAGGCGCCCCGGACCCCGTCCCCGTCGTTCCGCAAGGCGCAGGCCCTGATGCAGCCGGGGCAGCAGCTCAGCGAGCACGCGGCGAAGCAGCTCCTGCGGGCGTACGGGATACGGGTGCCGCGCGAGCAGCTCGTGACGAGCGCGGCGGCGGCGGTACGGGCGGCGGCGCAGGTCGGGTACCCCGTGGTGATGAAGGCGTCCGGCCCGCAGCTCGCGCACAAGACCGAACTGGGGCTGGTGAAGGTGGGGATCACCTCCGCCAGCCAGGTGCGGGACGCGTACCGGGAGCTGATCGACATCGCCCGGTACGAGGGCGTCGAGCTGGACGGTGTCCTGGTCTGCCAGATGGTGGGGCACGGTCTGGAGACGATGGTCGGGGTGACGCGGGACGCCCTCTTCGGGCCGACGGTGACGGTCGGGCTCGGCGGGGTGCTGGTGGAGGTGGTCCAGGACACGGCTGTGCGGGTGCCGCCCTTCGGCGAGGGCGGGGCCCGGGCGATGCTGGACGAGCTGCGCGGGCGGGCCCTCTTCGACGGGGTGCGCGGCGGCCCGCCGCTGGATCTGGACGCGCTGGTCGAGGTGGTGCTGCGGGTGCAGCGGATGGCGCTGGAGCTGGGCGGGGAGCTGGCGGAGCTGGACATCAATCCGCTGGTGGTGCTGGAACGGGGGCAGGGCGCGGTGGCGCTGGACGCGCTGGCGGTGTGCCGGTGA
- a CDS encoding enoyl-CoA hydratase/isomerase family protein has translation MPVSGGGGDGPAAAGDGGDRPAAVGGEQHGAGAATGLLIRSEGAVRWIVLDRPQAMNALLYPQYGYLVGALEEASGNPDIRAVVLTGTGKGFCTGADLRSGAGRPGPVERVPGDLTRRLRRGAQRLIAAVMDCEKPVIAAVNGTAAGLGAHLALACDLVLAAEEARFIEVFVRRGLVPDGGGAYLLPRLIGPQRAKELMFFGDVVTAAEAERLGMVNRVVPGADLEQTARDWAERLARGPTRALALTKELVNASIAGGMDRSAAFAAEAAAQEVNMGTADAQEGVRSFVERRTPDFRGR, from the coding sequence GTGCCGGTGAGCGGCGGGGGCGGCGACGGCCCGGCGGCGGCGGGCGACGGGGGCGACCGCCCGGCGGCGGTCGGAGGGGAGCAGCACGGGGCGGGCGCGGCGACCGGGCTGCTGATCCGCTCGGAGGGCGCGGTCCGGTGGATCGTCCTCGACCGGCCGCAGGCGATGAACGCGCTGCTGTATCCGCAGTACGGATATCTCGTGGGGGCGCTGGAGGAGGCGTCCGGGAATCCGGACATCCGGGCCGTGGTCCTCACCGGCACCGGCAAGGGCTTCTGCACCGGGGCCGATCTGCGCTCGGGGGCCGGGCGCCCCGGCCCCGTGGAGCGGGTGCCGGGCGATCTGACCCGGCGGCTCCGCCGCGGGGCGCAGCGGCTGATCGCCGCCGTCATGGACTGCGAGAAGCCGGTGATCGCGGCCGTCAACGGCACCGCCGCCGGGCTCGGGGCGCATCTCGCGCTCGCCTGCGACCTGGTGCTGGCGGCGGAGGAGGCCCGTTTCATCGAGGTGTTCGTGCGCCGGGGGCTGGTGCCCGACGGCGGCGGGGCGTATCTGCTGCCCCGGCTGATCGGGCCGCAGCGGGCGAAGGAGCTGATGTTCTTCGGGGACGTGGTCACGGCCGCCGAGGCGGAGCGGCTGGGGATGGTGAACCGGGTGGTGCCCGGGGCGGACCTGGAGCAGACGGCCAGGGACTGGGCGGAGCGGCTGGCCCGGGGGCCGACACGGGCCCTGGCCCTGACCAAGGAACTGGTCAACGCCTCGATCGCGGGCGGGATGGACCGGTCGGCGGCGTTCGCGGCGGAGGCCGCGGCGCAGGAGGTCAACATGGGGACGGCGGACGCCCAGGAGGGTGTGCGGAGCTTCGTGGAACGGCGGACTCCGGACTTCCGGGGGCGGTGA
- the ectB gene encoding diaminobutyrate--2-oxoglutarate transaminase, giving the protein MTVTQPDLDVFHTLESRVRSYSRGWPTVFSRSRGSRLTDEDGRHYLDFFAGAGSLNYGHNNPVLKRALMDYLEHDGITHGLDMATTAKRVFLDSFDRLILRPRDLRYKVMFTGPTGTNAVEAALKLARKATGRTSVVSFTNAFHGMSLGSLSVTGNAFKRAGAGVPLVHGTPMPYDGYLDGRVPDFLWFERVLEDRGSGFDRPAAVIVECVQGEGGVNVARAEWLRGLADLCRRHEMLLIVDDIQMGCGRTGGFFSFEEAGVVPDIVTLSKSISGYGLPMSLCLFRPELDLWEPGEHNGTFRGNNPAFVTATAALDLYWSDQQLEKQTAARGEQVEETLRLLCAEPGLDARHRGRGLVWGLEFADRERAAAVCARAFGHGLLLETSGPDDEVVKILPPLTITSDELAEGLLLLSRSVFATV; this is encoded by the coding sequence ATGACTGTCACTCAGCCCGATCTCGATGTCTTTCACACGCTGGAATCCCGGGTACGCAGCTACAGCCGTGGCTGGCCCACGGTTTTCAGCCGGTCCCGGGGGAGCCGCCTCACCGATGAGGACGGCCGCCACTATCTCGACTTCTTCGCCGGAGCCGGTTCCCTCAACTACGGCCACAACAATCCGGTGCTGAAACGTGCCCTCATGGATTATCTGGAGCACGACGGAATCACCCATGGACTCGATATGGCGACCACCGCCAAACGGGTGTTCCTGGACTCCTTCGACCGGCTGATACTCCGGCCGCGTGACCTCCGGTACAAGGTCATGTTCACCGGTCCGACCGGAACCAATGCCGTGGAGGCCGCACTCAAGCTGGCGCGCAAGGCGACCGGGCGGACGTCGGTCGTCTCGTTCACCAACGCGTTCCACGGAATGTCACTCGGTTCCCTCTCCGTCACGGGCAACGCGTTCAAACGGGCCGGTGCCGGTGTCCCGCTCGTCCATGGCACACCCATGCCCTACGACGGCTATCTCGATGGACGAGTCCCCGATTTCCTCTGGTTCGAGAGGGTGCTGGAGGACCGGGGGTCCGGTTTCGACCGGCCCGCGGCCGTCATCGTCGAGTGCGTCCAGGGCGAGGGAGGTGTCAACGTCGCCCGCGCCGAATGGCTGCGCGGTCTCGCGGACCTGTGCCGTCGCCATGAGATGTTGCTGATCGTCGACGACATCCAGATGGGCTGTGGCCGCACCGGCGGCTTCTTCTCCTTCGAGGAGGCCGGGGTCGTCCCCGACATCGTCACCCTGTCCAAGTCCATCAGCGGATATGGACTGCCCATGTCGCTCTGTCTGTTCCGGCCGGAGCTGGACCTCTGGGAGCCGGGTGAGCACAACGGCACCTTCCGGGGGAACAACCCCGCCTTCGTCACGGCCACCGCCGCCCTGGACCTGTACTGGTCGGATCAGCAACTGGAGAAGCAGACGGCCGCACGGGGCGAACAGGTCGAGGAGACCCTGCGGCTCCTCTGCGCGGAGCCCGGGCTCGATGCCCGCCACCGCGGTCGTGGCCTGGTGTGGGGCCTGGAGTTCGCCGACCGGGAGCGGGCGGCCGCCGTCTGTGCCCGTGCCTTCGGACACGGTCTGCTGCTGGAGACCTCCGGCCCCGACGACGAGGTGGTGAAGATCCTGCCGCCGCTCACCATCACCTCGGACGAACTGGCCGAAGGGCTGCTGCTGCTCTCCCGTTCGGTCTTCGCCACCGTATGA